From Candidatus Neomarinimicrobiota bacterium, the proteins below share one genomic window:
- a CDS encoding 4Fe-4S binding protein → MAVVVDVNVCEGHGDCIEVCPVGALSLNDDNKAVCDEDTCIDCLACISACPVEAISEGE, encoded by the coding sequence ATGGCTGTTGTTGTTGATGTAAATGTATGTGAAGGGCACGGAGACTGCATTGAAGTCTGCCCCGTCGGCGCTCTGAGTCTGAATGATGATAATAAAGCCGTCTGTGACGAAGATACCTGTATTGACTGTCTGGCCTGTATTTCCGCATGTCCTGTGGAAGCCATCAGCGAAGGCGAGTAA
- a CDS encoding iron-sulfur cluster assembly protein: MSQLTLEKVHDVLKTCYDPEIPVSILDLGLIYNVEIDGDVVNVVMTLTARGCPMSRKISADVKNRLEALPEVSRANVEIVWDPQWTPEMISPEGRRILGMD, translated from the coding sequence ATGAGCCAACTGACACTTGAAAAAGTCCATGATGTGTTGAAAACATGCTATGATCCTGAAATACCTGTGAGTATTCTGGATCTGGGCCTGATTTACAATGTGGAAATTGACGGGGATGTGGTAAATGTGGTCATGACACTCACCGCCCGTGGTTGCCCCATGAGCCGGAAAATATCGGCGGACGTAAAAAATAGACTGGAAGCCCTCCCGGAAGTCTCCCGGGCGAATGTGGAAATTGTGTGGGACCCCCAATGGACGCCTGAGATGATTTCTCCGGAAGGCCGGCGGATTCTTGGAATGGATTAA
- a CDS encoding Mrp/NBP35 family ATP-binding protein — MNKEQVMNILKTVNYPGFSRNLVDFGMVRDIEESGEGWTIRLNVVSKDEEKLEALRKQVIEALEEKGEKAAHVLIDTKPAQVKGQNPSGPAKDKNPFDDQKRFEYADHVIAVASGKGGVGKSTIAANLAMALARQGKSVGLMDLDVYGPSVPTLFGVVQPPRVEDEHTIYPAEKYGIQIMSFGFFIEQDSPVIWRGPLVMKLVTQFLNDVVWKPMDFLILDLPPGTGDVQLSLVQQLKLDGAVIVTTPQDLALADVKRGANMFEKVHTPVLGIVENMSYFVCPHCGKESYIFSKGGGDRESRRLNVPLLGRIPLTEDVMNASDTGCPIVESAPDSEPAKNFSEIATSLIKMLPK; from the coding sequence GTGAATAAAGAACAGGTGATGAATATATTAAAGACCGTGAATTATCCCGGTTTTTCCAGGAATCTGGTGGATTTTGGTATGGTCCGGGATATTGAAGAAAGCGGTGAAGGATGGACTATCCGGCTGAATGTCGTTTCAAAGGATGAAGAAAAGCTGGAAGCTTTACGGAAACAAGTGATTGAAGCCCTGGAAGAAAAGGGTGAAAAGGCTGCCCATGTACTGATTGATACAAAACCGGCCCAGGTAAAGGGACAAAATCCGTCCGGGCCGGCGAAAGACAAGAACCCTTTTGATGATCAGAAACGCTTTGAATATGCAGATCATGTCATCGCCGTTGCCAGCGGTAAGGGTGGGGTTGGAAAATCCACCATCGCGGCCAATCTTGCCATGGCCCTGGCCCGGCAGGGGAAATCTGTGGGACTCATGGATCTGGATGTGTACGGGCCCAGTGTTCCCACGTTGTTCGGTGTGGTCCAGCCTCCACGTGTTGAAGATGAACACACCATCTATCCCGCTGAGAAATATGGCATTCAGATCATGTCCTTCGGTTTCTTTATCGAACAGGATTCGCCGGTGATCTGGCGCGGACCGCTGGTCATGAAGCTGGTAACCCAGTTTCTGAATGATGTGGTCTGGAAACCCATGGATTTTTTGATTCTGGATCTGCCACCGGGAACAGGTGATGTGCAGCTTTCCCTGGTACAACAGTTGAAATTGGATGGTGCCGTGATTGTAACCACTCCCCAGGATCTGGCCCTGGCCGATGTAAAACGCGGAGCCAATATGTTTGAAAAAGTCCATACACCTGTCCTGGGAATTGTGGAAAACATGAGCTATTTTGTTTGTCCCCATTGCGGAAAGGAAAGTTATATATTCAGTAAAGGCGGGGGTGACCGGGAAAGCCGCCGGCTGAATGTGCCCTTGTTGGGGCGGATACCCCTTACTGAAGATGTGATGAATGCCTCTGATACAGGTTGTCCTATTGTGGAATCGGCTCCGGATTCCGAACCGGCAAAAAACTTTTCCGAAATTGCAACGTCCCTGATCAAAATGTTACCAAAATAA